In Amycolatopsis endophytica, the following are encoded in one genomic region:
- a CDS encoding sugar porter family MFS transporter, with translation MSSATTGERAGQQHLAHVVFIAGAAAVGGFLFGYDSSNINGAVLGIQRHFEVGDGVTGLTVSSALIGSAVGAWFGGLLSDRIGRIRTMQLAAVLFLVSALGAMFPFSVWDLAIWRVVGGIAIGVASVIGPAYIAEVAPPAYRGRLASLQQLAIVLGIGVSALVNWVIKALAPVGADGTHDLNGNLGGIEPWQWMLGAAAVPAVIYFVLASIIPESPHFLLANGKIDKARKVLREVEGGDADAKLEDIRRSLKTEKRSKVRDLVGGKFGLLPIVWVGIALAVFQQFVGINVIFYYSDTLWHSVGQNTDSLLISMVSPVINIIGTFIAIAFIDKVGRKPLLLIGSVGMLIGLGVAAIAFGNAQTVNGDLTLPGAWGPVALVFANLFVISFAMSWGVILWVMLGEMFPLRIRGAALAIGTAANWVANWAVTVSFPSMAGWNLSITYWIYAAFALLSIPFALKFVRETKGTAIEDVS, from the coding sequence GTGAGTTCCGCGACGACCGGGGAGCGAGCCGGTCAACAACATCTCGCCCATGTCGTGTTCATCGCCGGCGCGGCCGCGGTCGGCGGGTTCCTGTTCGGGTACGACAGCTCGAACATCAACGGTGCCGTTCTCGGCATCCAGCGGCACTTCGAGGTCGGTGACGGGGTGACCGGGCTGACCGTGTCGAGCGCGCTGATCGGTTCGGCCGTCGGTGCCTGGTTCGGCGGACTGCTGTCCGACCGGATCGGCCGCATCCGGACCATGCAGCTCGCGGCGGTCCTGTTCCTGGTCAGCGCCCTCGGAGCGATGTTCCCGTTCAGCGTGTGGGACCTGGCGATCTGGCGCGTCGTCGGCGGTATCGCCATCGGTGTCGCGTCGGTGATCGGGCCTGCCTACATCGCCGAGGTCGCGCCGCCCGCCTACCGCGGCAGGCTCGCGTCGCTCCAGCAACTGGCGATCGTCCTCGGGATCGGGGTGTCGGCGCTGGTCAACTGGGTCATCAAGGCGCTGGCCCCGGTGGGCGCGGACGGCACGCACGACCTCAACGGCAACCTCGGCGGCATCGAGCCGTGGCAGTGGATGCTCGGCGCCGCGGCGGTGCCCGCGGTGATCTACTTCGTGCTGGCCTCGATCATCCCCGAATCGCCGCACTTCCTGCTGGCCAACGGCAAGATCGACAAGGCCCGCAAGGTGCTGCGTGAGGTCGAGGGCGGGGACGCCGACGCCAAGCTCGAAGACATCCGCCGCAGCCTGAAGACCGAGAAGCGCTCGAAGGTCCGCGACCTGGTCGGCGGGAAGTTCGGGCTGCTGCCGATCGTGTGGGTGGGCATCGCGCTGGCGGTGTTCCAGCAGTTCGTCGGCATCAACGTGATCTTCTACTACAGCGACACGCTGTGGCACTCGGTCGGCCAGAACACCGACTCGCTGCTGATCTCGATGGTCAGCCCGGTCATCAACATCATCGGCACGTTCATCGCGATCGCCTTCATCGACAAGGTCGGCCGCAAGCCGCTGCTGCTGATCGGCTCGGTCGGCATGCTGATCGGCCTGGGCGTCGCCGCGATCGCGTTCGGCAACGCGCAGACCGTCAACGGCGACCTGACCCTGCCCGGCGCATGGGGCCCGGTCGCGCTGGTGTTCGCGAACCTGTTCGTGATCTCGTTCGCGATGTCGTGGGGCGTGATCCTGTGGGTCATGCTCGGTGAGATGTTCCCGCTGCGCATCCGCGGCGCGGCACTGGCCATCGGCACCGCCGCGAACTGGGTGGCCAACTGGGCCGTCACGGTCAGCTTCCCGAGCATGGCCGGCTGGAACCTGTCGATCACCTACTGGATCTACGCGGCGTTCGCGCTGCTGAGCATCCCGTTCGCGCTCAAGTTCGTCCGCGAGACGAAGGGCACCGCGATCGAGGACGTCAGCTGA
- a CDS encoding nucleotidyltransferase domain-containing protein: MSFEDLVAGRLSDLPGVVAVTLGGSRATGTERPDSDWDFALYYRGGFAPADLRAVGWPGEVSEIGGWGGGVFNGGAWLTIEGRRADVHYRDLDAVEHELAEAGEGRFRWEPLMFHLAGIPSYLVVAELALNRVLRGTLPRPSFPSALRSTAPSWWRERALLTLHYAETVYAARGQATEFAGTLSVAAMQKAHAVLASRGEWVVNEKRLLERAGLRGVDALITEPGDLLVTARRARELLDL, translated from the coding sequence GTGAGCTTCGAGGACCTCGTGGCCGGGCGCCTGTCCGACCTGCCCGGCGTGGTGGCCGTGACGCTGGGCGGTTCCCGTGCGACGGGCACCGAGCGGCCGGACAGCGACTGGGATTTCGCCCTGTACTACCGCGGCGGTTTTGCGCCGGCGGACCTGCGCGCGGTGGGCTGGCCGGGCGAGGTGTCGGAGATCGGCGGCTGGGGCGGCGGGGTGTTCAACGGCGGCGCGTGGCTGACGATCGAGGGTCGCCGGGCGGATGTGCACTACCGGGACCTGGATGCCGTCGAGCACGAGCTGGCGGAGGCGGGGGAGGGCCGGTTCCGGTGGGAGCCGTTGATGTTCCACCTCGCCGGCATCCCCAGCTACCTGGTCGTCGCGGAGCTGGCCTTGAACCGGGTGCTGCGCGGCACGCTTCCGCGCCCGTCGTTCCCCTCCGCACTGCGCTCCACGGCGCCTTCGTGGTGGCGCGAGCGCGCCTTGCTGACGTTGCACTACGCGGAGACCGTCTACGCGGCGCGCGGCCAGGCGACGGAGTTCGCGGGAACGCTGTCCGTCGCGGCGATGCAGAAGGCCCACGCCGTGCTGGCCTCCCGCGGCGAGTGGGTGGTGAACGAAAAGCGCCTGCTGGAACGGGCGGGGCTGCGCGGGGTCGATGCGCTGATCACCGAGCCCGGCGACCTGCTGGTGACGGCCCGGCGGGCGCGGGAGCTGCTGGACCTCTGA
- a CDS encoding sulfite exporter TauE/SafE family protein, translating into MPSVLPSSAVLLAAGAVAGAVGAAGGITSLVSYSALLAVGVPPLGANVANLVAAVACWPGSALTSRRELADVKCVLTPALTVASCGAAAGAALLLNTPPGTFSRVVPFLVAAASLVLLAQPWLTARLRSQRHRARALTLPLLGLVAIYAGYFGAGSGILLLAVLLVLIDDRLPAANAIKNMMLGVGATVSAVIFVVGGPVDWAVVLPLAAGLFVGSAFGPVIARRVPSTVVRWVVAALGIVLAAGLWRT; encoded by the coding sequence ATGCCCTCCGTCCTCCCCTCGTCAGCCGTACTGCTCGCGGCAGGGGCGGTCGCCGGTGCGGTCGGAGCCGCCGGCGGTATCACGTCACTCGTCTCCTACTCCGCACTGCTGGCAGTCGGAGTACCACCGCTTGGTGCCAACGTTGCGAATCTCGTCGCTGCTGTTGCCTGCTGGCCGGGATCGGCGTTGACCTCCCGTCGCGAGTTGGCCGACGTGAAGTGTGTGCTCACGCCCGCACTGACAGTCGCATCGTGCGGAGCCGCGGCAGGAGCGGCGCTGCTGCTGAATACCCCGCCCGGGACCTTTTCGCGCGTGGTGCCGTTCTTGGTGGCAGCGGCATCGCTGGTGTTGCTGGCCCAACCCTGGTTGACAGCGCGCTTGCGGTCACAGCGGCACCGTGCGAGGGCTTTGACGTTACCGCTCCTCGGGCTGGTCGCGATCTACGCGGGCTACTTCGGTGCTGGCTCCGGAATCCTGCTGCTGGCGGTGCTGCTCGTCCTGATCGATGATCGATTGCCGGCGGCGAACGCGATCAAGAACATGATGCTGGGTGTGGGCGCGACCGTCTCGGCAGTGATCTTCGTGGTGGGCGGCCCGGTCGACTGGGCTGTGGTATTGCCACTCGCCGCAGGCCTGTTCGTCGGCAGCGCCTTTGGTCCCGTCATCGCCCGCCGAGTGCCGTCAACGGTTGTCCGGTGGGTGGTCGCCGCGCTCGGCATCGTCCTCGCCGCCGGACTCTGGCGTACCTGA
- the dcd gene encoding dCTP deaminase produces MLLSDRDLRKELEAGRLGIDPFAPAMLQPSSIDVRLDRFFRVFNNSQYTHIDPKLQQDELTSLVEKDADDAFVLHPGEFVLASTFELVTLPDDLAGRLEGKSSLGRLGLLTHSTAGFIDPGFTGHITLELSNVANLPITLWPGMKIGQLCLFRLTSPAENPYGSASAGSRYQGQRGPTPSRAYQNFHIVDTRR; encoded by the coding sequence GTGCTGCTCAGTGACCGCGACCTTCGCAAAGAGCTCGAAGCCGGACGGCTCGGCATCGACCCGTTCGCCCCGGCGATGCTCCAGCCCTCCAGCATCGACGTGCGGCTGGACCGGTTCTTCCGGGTGTTCAACAACAGCCAGTACACCCACATCGACCCCAAGCTCCAGCAGGACGAGCTGACCTCGCTGGTCGAGAAGGACGCCGACGACGCGTTCGTCCTGCACCCCGGCGAGTTCGTGCTCGCCTCGACCTTCGAGCTGGTCACGCTGCCCGACGACCTCGCCGGGCGGCTCGAGGGCAAATCGTCACTGGGGCGGCTCGGGCTGCTCACCCACTCCACCGCGGGGTTCATCGACCCCGGGTTCACCGGGCACATCACACTCGAACTGTCGAACGTCGCGAACCTGCCCATCACGCTCTGGCCGGGCATGAAGATCGGCCAGCTGTGCCTGTTCCGGCTCACCAGCCCGGCCGAAAACCCGTACGGCTCGGCCAGCGCCGGGTCCCGCTACCAGGGCCAACGCGGGCCGACGCCGTCGCGGGCGTACCAGAACTTCCACATCGTCGACACCAGGCGCTAG